Proteins from a genomic interval of Polaribacter sp. Q13:
- a CDS encoding phosphoribosylglycinamide formyltransferase, protein MKRIVIFASGSGTNAENIIKFFNHTKTAKVTTVLCNNEHAKVFDRCKNLNIKCLHFKKEVFFTSDEILNLLKEQADYIILAGFLWKIPTKIIDAFPNKIINIHPALLPKYGGKGMYGMNVHKAVKENKETETGITIHYVNANYDEGAILFQAKTALLEDDSPEIIAEKIHILEQEYFPRVIEDVILDINE, encoded by the coding sequence ATGAAGCGTATTGTTATTTTTGCATCTGGTTCTGGAACGAACGCAGAAAACATTATTAAATTTTTTAATCATACTAAAACCGCTAAGGTTACTACTGTGCTATGTAACAATGAGCATGCCAAAGTGTTTGATAGATGTAAAAATTTAAACATCAAATGTTTACATTTTAAAAAAGAAGTTTTTTTTACTTCGGATGAAATACTAAATCTCTTAAAAGAGCAGGCAGATTACATTATTTTAGCAGGCTTTTTATGGAAAATTCCAACTAAAATTATTGATGCTTTTCCGAATAAAATCATCAATATTCATCCTGCATTATTGCCAAAATATGGAGGAAAAGGAATGTATGGTATGAACGTTCACAAGGCCGTAAAAGAAAATAAAGAAACAGAAACTGGCATAACAATTCACTATGTAAATGCCAATTATGACGAAGGTGCTATCCTTTTTCAGGCAAAAACAGCTCTTTTAGAAGATGATTCTCCTGAAATTATTGCAGAAAAGATTCATATTTTAGAACAAGAGTACTTTCCTAGAGTTATTGAAGATGTAATTTTAGACATAAATGAGTAA
- a CDS encoding IPExxxVDY family protein: MQVHALEMDDFCEEEYSLIGIHSTLEDYKLAYLLNKNLNTRFYKAKENLEFVIEEKKASFSIYNYENKEYDYDWFLIANSYRRENQTAANQLLLTLETKTYLIPEKKKVDFFLKICGDLEYEFVLKTINSIKNIDNVITAFSIDKNTLKSKDFLIF; the protein is encoded by the coding sequence ATGCAAGTACACGCTTTAGAAATGGACGATTTTTGCGAAGAAGAATATTCTTTAATAGGAATCCATTCTACTTTAGAAGATTATAAACTTGCCTACTTATTAAATAAAAACCTAAATACTAGGTTTTATAAAGCAAAAGAGAATTTAGAGTTTGTGATAGAAGAAAAGAAAGCCTCTTTTTCTATATATAATTATGAAAATAAAGAATATGATTACGATTGGTTTTTAATAGCAAATAGTTATAGACGAGAAAACCAAACAGCAGCTAATCAGTTATTACTAACATTAGAAACAAAAACATATTTAATTCCGGAAAAGAAAAAAGTAGATTTCTTTTTAAAAATTTGTGGAGATTTAGAATATGAATTTGTTTTGAAAACAATAAATAGTATAAAAAATATTGACAATGTAATTACAGCATTTTCAATTGATAAAAACACCCTAAAGTCTAAAGACTTTTTAATATTTTAA
- the rnc gene encoding ribonuclease III: MNFIRKIVKPLNEEDTQLYYELKKLLNFSPRRINTYKKAFTHRSVQMLDGKGLPINYERLEFLGDSILGSVIASYLYKKVPSGSEGYLTQMRSKIVSREHLNELGKDLNLIRFVKSNIDQSNVGDNIHGNIFEALVGAIYLDKNYNTCQKFIFENVIVPYVDIEKLEGKITSYKGLIIEWCQKQKKKYTFDTYEDSGNEAIKHFSVKISIDGEQIAKGRATSKKKAEEQAAKRVYFAFQNQIDLS, encoded by the coding sequence ATGAATTTTATTCGTAAAATAGTAAAGCCTCTCAACGAAGAGGATACACAATTGTACTACGAATTAAAAAAATTACTCAATTTTTCACCTAGAAGAATAAATACATACAAAAAAGCATTTACACATAGATCTGTGCAAATGCTAGACGGTAAAGGATTGCCTATTAATTACGAACGTTTAGAATTTTTAGGAGATTCTATATTGGGCTCTGTAATTGCATCTTATTTATATAAAAAAGTACCTTCAGGAAGTGAAGGTTATCTTACACAAATGCGCTCTAAAATTGTAAGTAGAGAGCATTTAAATGAATTAGGTAAAGACCTAAACTTAATACGTTTTGTAAAAAGTAATATAGACCAATCTAACGTTGGTGATAATATTCATGGTAATATTTTTGAAGCATTAGTAGGCGCTATTTATTTAGATAAAAACTACAATACTTGTCAAAAATTTATTTTCGAAAATGTAATTGTTCCTTATGTTGATATTGAAAAACTAGAAGGAAAAATAACGAGCTACAAAGGTCTTATTATAGAGTGGTGCCAAAAACAAAAGAAAAAGTACACTTTTGATACTTATGAAGATTCTGGTAACGAAGCTATTAAGCACTTTAGTGTAAAGATAAGTATAGACGGAGAGCAAATAGCTAAAGGAAGAGCCACTTCTAAGAAAAAAGCAGAAGAGCAAGCCGCTAAAAGAGTGTATTTTGCGTTTCAAAACCAAATTGATTTAAGTTAG
- a CDS encoding RagB/SusD family nutrient uptake outer membrane protein translates to MIVDNKIIKYIKNSCLLLALILVSCSDYLDTNIYGEPLLESFYKTPEDAERAVIAAYTPMREMYGRENFIASTSNDLLFGDIGTDDLLKGGARASDGPQLYEKELYNLTSSNKSVENIWKVNFKGVYFANLVLEKVPEIAFEDEARKKEIIAEAYFLRAYYYFDLVNTFGGVPLITEPLEVGEFNVPRTTQEAIYTLIEDDLKIAIPALPSRFDKGTDYLGHADKGAALGLMMRVSLYQNKMEQVKTYGDQLFTLSYKLEDDYGSIFNSVGEWGSGSIFEVNYSTNSDNLGGRMPHMMAPRSKGGIGFGQVKDDLRNEFEANDPRLDASFYNVTGGYGTEWFVRKYAWAPYTDYAIPSVGGKGNNANNIRIIRLSDAYLMYAEAIYNTDPGTAVEYVNKVRKRARGANAITVVPDLPAALSGQPLLDAIYHERRVELAGEGFRFHDLIRTNRAETILAPLGFQKNKHEIMPIPLSQISLSQGVLVQNNY, encoded by the coding sequence ATGATAGTAGATAATAAAATAATAAAATATATTAAAAATAGCTGTTTATTACTTGCCTTAATCTTGGTGTCATGTAGTGATTATTTAGATACAAATATATATGGAGAACCACTTTTAGAAAGTTTTTACAAAACTCCTGAAGATGCAGAAAGAGCGGTTATTGCTGCTTATACCCCAATGCGAGAAATGTATGGGAGAGAAAATTTTATAGCTTCTACGTCTAATGACTTATTGTTTGGAGACATTGGTACTGACGATCTTTTAAAAGGTGGGGCAAGAGCTAGTGATGGTCCTCAATTATACGAAAAAGAACTATACAACTTAACATCATCAAACAAGTCAGTAGAAAATATTTGGAAAGTTAATTTTAAAGGAGTCTATTTTGCAAACCTAGTGTTAGAAAAAGTTCCAGAGATTGCTTTTGAAGATGAAGCTAGAAAAAAAGAAATTATAGCAGAAGCTTATTTTTTAAGAGCTTATTATTATTTTGATTTGGTAAATACGTTTGGGGGAGTGCCATTAATTACAGAACCTTTAGAGGTAGGAGAATTTAATGTACCTAGAACAACACAAGAAGCTATTTACACATTGATAGAAGATGATCTAAAAATTGCAATTCCTGCTTTGCCATCAAGATTTGATAAAGGAACTGATTATTTAGGGCATGCTGATAAAGGAGCTGCTTTAGGTTTAATGATGCGTGTGTCTTTATATCAAAATAAAATGGAACAAGTAAAAACGTACGGAGATCAGTTGTTTACGTTATCTTATAAATTAGAAGATGATTATGGTTCTATTTTTAATTCTGTAGGAGAATGGGGATCAGGTTCTATTTTTGAAGTAAACTATTCTACAAATTCAGACAATTTAGGAGGAAGAATGCCTCATATGATGGCTCCAAGAAGTAAAGGTGGAATTGGTTTTGGGCAAGTAAAAGATGATTTAAGAAATGAGTTTGAGGCAAACGATCCTAGACTAGATGCTTCTTTTTACAATGTAACAGGCGGTTATGGAACCGAATGGTTTGTGAGAAAGTATGCATGGGCTCCTTACACAGATTATGCAATACCATCTGTAGGTGGAAAAGGGAATAATGCTAATAATATTAGAATTATAAGATTGTCCGATGCTTATTTAATGTATGCAGAAGCTATTTATAATACAGATCCTGGAACTGCTGTAGAATATGTAAATAAAGTTAGAAAACGTGCTAGGGGTGCAAATGCAATTACAGTTGTGCCAGATTTACCAGCAGCACTTAGCGGACAACCTTTATTAGATGCTATTTATCACGAAAGACGTGTAGAACTTGCAGGAGAAGGTTTTAGATTTCATGATTTGATTAGAACAAATAGAGCAGAAACGATCTTAGCTCCTTTAGGGTTTCAAAAAAATAAACATGAAATAATGCCCATTCCATTGTCTCAAATATCCTTATCACAAGGAGTTTTGGTGCAAAATAATTATTAG
- the fabF gene encoding beta-ketoacyl-ACP synthase II yields MQLKRVVVTGLGALTPIGNNIEEYWNALVNGVSGAAPIKGFDAAKFKTRFACELKNFEVTDFINRKDARKMDRFTQYAMVASDEAIADANFDLEKLNKLRVGVIWGAGIGGLETFQNEAINFGAGDGTPRFNPFFIPKMIADIAPGNISIKNGFMGPNYTTVSACASSANAMIDALNYIRLGTCDVIVTGGSEAAVVISGVGGFNAMHALSTRNESPETASRPFDAERDGFVLGEGAGALVLESYEHAKARGAKIYAEVIGGGMSSDAYHMTAPHPEGIGVIAVMNNCLENSGIKPEDVDHINTHGTSTPLGDVAELKAISEVFGDHAKNININSTKSMTGHLLGAAGAIESIAAILAMKHSIVPPTINHVNVDENINPELNLTLNKAQKRDIKVSMSNTFGFGGHNACVAFRKLDE; encoded by the coding sequence ATGCAGTTAAAACGAGTTGTAGTCACTGGACTTGGCGCACTAACGCCAATTGGTAATAATATTGAAGAATATTGGAATGCTTTAGTTAACGGAGTTAGCGGGGCGGCACCTATTAAAGGTTTTGATGCTGCCAAGTTCAAAACTCGTTTTGCATGTGAATTAAAGAATTTCGAGGTAACGGACTTTATTAATAGAAAGGACGCACGTAAAATGGATCGATTTACGCAGTATGCAATGGTAGCTTCAGACGAAGCAATTGCAGATGCAAATTTTGATTTAGAAAAATTAAACAAATTACGCGTTGGTGTAATTTGGGGAGCAGGAATTGGAGGCTTAGAAACTTTTCAAAACGAAGCTATAAATTTTGGAGCTGGAGACGGTACACCAAGGTTTAATCCTTTCTTTATTCCAAAAATGATTGCAGATATTGCACCAGGAAACATTTCTATTAAGAATGGATTTATGGGGCCAAATTATACTACAGTTTCTGCATGTGCATCATCTGCTAACGCAATGATAGATGCTTTAAATTATATTCGTTTAGGAACTTGTGATGTAATTGTAACTGGTGGCTCTGAAGCTGCAGTTGTAATTTCTGGTGTTGGTGGTTTTAATGCCATGCACGCCTTATCTACAAGAAATGAAAGCCCAGAAACAGCGTCTAGACCTTTTGATGCAGAACGTGATGGTTTTGTATTAGGTGAAGGAGCAGGTGCTTTGGTTTTAGAAAGTTACGAACACGCAAAAGCAAGAGGAGCAAAAATTTATGCTGAGGTTATTGGAGGCGGAATGTCTTCTGATGCGTATCACATGACTGCACCTCACCCAGAAGGAATTGGGGTAATTGCTGTTATGAATAATTGTTTAGAAAATTCAGGAATTAAACCAGAAGATGTAGACCATATTAATACCCATGGTACTTCTACACCTTTAGGAGATGTTGCAGAATTAAAAGCAATTTCGGAGGTTTTTGGTGATCATGCCAAAAACATTAATATTAATTCTACAAAATCTATGACAGGTCACTTGTTAGGTGCTGCGGGAGCTATAGAGTCTATTGCTGCAATTTTAGCAATGAAACATAGTATTGTGCCACCAACAATTAATCATGTTAATGTAGATGAAAATATCAATCCAGAATTAAACTTAACCTTAAATAAAGCTCAAAAGAGAGACATTAAAGTTTCTATGAGTAATACCTTTGGTTTTGGTGGACATAATGCATGCGTTGCATTTAGAAAATTAGATGAATAA
- a CDS encoding viroplasmin family protein has protein sequence MSKKKFYVVWNGRRKGVFTSWKVCKKQIDGFEGAQYKSFADLNEAEIAATKNYADYVGKDTKKVTLSSTEKEKIGRPNLESISVDAACSGNPGKMEYRGVLTHNKQQLFLKGPFAKGTNNIGEFLALVHGIALLKSKNKENIPIYSDSRIAMSWVKQKRCKTNMHFDASNKDLLELIKRAETWLKNNTYKNPILKWETKAWGEIPADFGRK, from the coding sequence ATGAGTAAAAAAAAGTTTTATGTGGTTTGGAACGGACGCAGAAAAGGGGTTTTTACTTCTTGGAAAGTCTGTAAAAAGCAAATTGACGGTTTTGAAGGTGCGCAATACAAATCTTTTGCAGATTTAAATGAGGCAGAAATAGCTGCAACCAAAAATTATGCAGACTATGTAGGTAAAGACACTAAAAAAGTTACTTTGTCTTCAACAGAAAAAGAAAAAATTGGTAGACCTAATTTAGAAAGTATTTCTGTGGATGCAGCTTGTTCTGGAAATCCGGGTAAAATGGAATACAGAGGTGTTTTAACGCATAACAAACAACAACTTTTCTTAAAAGGTCCATTTGCTAAGGGAACCAATAATATTGGCGAATTTCTGGCGCTAGTGCACGGAATTGCTTTATTAAAGAGTAAGAACAAAGAAAATATTCCTATTTATTCCGATTCTAGAATCGCCATGAGTTGGGTAAAACAAAAAAGATGTAAAACCAATATGCATTTTGATGCTTCTAACAAAGATTTATTAGAGTTGATAAAAAGAGCCGAAACTTGGCTTAAAAATAATACGTACAAAAACCCAATTCTTAAATGGGAAACCAAAGCTTGGGGAGAAATTCCTGCAGATTTTGGAAGGAAGTAG
- a CDS encoding acyl carrier protein, with protein sequence MSDIASRVKAIIVDKLGVDDNEVTTEASFTNDLGADSLDTVELIMEFEKEFDIQIPDDQAENIGTVGQAVSYIEEAKK encoded by the coding sequence ATGTCAGACATTGCATCAAGAGTAAAAGCTATTATCGTAGACAAATTAGGAGTAGACGATAACGAAGTAACAACAGAAGCTAGCTTCACAAACGATTTAGGAGCAGATTCTTTAGATACTGTTGAATTAATCATGGAATTCGAAAAAGAATTTGATATTCAAATACCAGATGATCAAGCAGAGAACATCGGAACAGTAGGTCAAGCAGTTAGCTATATTGAAGAAGCAAAAAAGTAA